A genomic window from Luteitalea sp. includes:
- a CDS encoding tetratricopeptide repeat protein, which produces MCLTSHAGTDALLKMRTWIVLAALLFLATPRAQTQPQSPALLDVERFGARSTLRVPDIPRKEDVNRAIHARDWARVERLLVEEIDRRPNAPEVLKLLARVFLIDQKPLNAAIAIKKAEALAPLDEETRYTLVLAYVAIERHDWARAELNRLVASDSDDPRYQYWLARLDYDGGLYASAIERLEGVIARDPDFIRAHDNLGLCYEAQNRPDKAIVHYHKAIDLNRRAATKSVWPPLNLAVLLRSRGELGEAEALLREAVRYDQASPRAHYELGRVLEELERADAVEALQRAVSLDASYPDPHYALARIYRVQGRAEEARQALATFKRLDAQQEARP; this is translated from the coding sequence ATGTGCCTCACGTCACACGCCGGAACAGACGCCCTGCTGAAGATGCGCACGTGGATCGTGCTCGCGGCGCTGCTCTTCCTGGCAACGCCGCGCGCCCAGACGCAACCGCAATCACCGGCTCTGCTGGACGTTGAGCGGTTCGGCGCCCGATCTACGCTGCGCGTGCCAGACATCCCCCGCAAGGAGGACGTCAACCGTGCCATCCACGCGCGCGACTGGGCGCGTGTCGAGCGTCTGCTGGTGGAGGAGATCGACCGTCGTCCGAACGCTCCAGAAGTCCTCAAGCTTCTCGCGCGCGTGTTCTTGATCGACCAGAAGCCGCTCAACGCCGCGATTGCCATCAAGAAAGCCGAGGCGCTCGCGCCCCTCGATGAGGAAACGCGGTACACCCTCGTGCTGGCCTACGTGGCGATTGAGCGGCACGATTGGGCGCGCGCCGAGCTCAATCGCCTGGTCGCCTCGGACTCCGATGACCCCAGGTATCAGTACTGGCTCGCACGACTCGATTACGACGGCGGCTTGTACGCCTCGGCCATCGAGCGGCTGGAGGGCGTCATCGCTCGGGATCCCGATTTCATCCGTGCGCACGACAACCTGGGTCTCTGCTACGAGGCGCAGAATCGGCCGGACAAGGCGATTGTGCACTACCACAAGGCCATCGACCTGAACCGCCGGGCGGCGACGAAATCAGTCTGGCCGCCACTGAATCTGGCCGTGTTGCTGCGCAGTCGCGGCGAGCTCGGCGAGGCCGAAGCGCTGCTGCGAGAGGCGGTTCGATACGACCAGGCCTCGCCGCGCGCACACTACGAGCTGGGACGCGTATTGGAAGAGTTGGAGCGCGCGGACGCCGTGGAGGCGTTGCAGCGTGCCGTGTCGCTCGACGCGTCGTATCCTGATCCGCACTACGCTCTGGCGCGAATCTATCGCGTGCAAGGGCGCGCGGAGGAGGCGCGTCAGGCGCTTGCGACCTTCAAGCGGCTCGACGCCCAGCAGGAGGCGAGACCGTGA
- a CDS encoding tetratricopeptide repeat protein, with translation MTVRRLVVLLSLLVAAASGAEARQATPAAAPAAAAPPATLQRIADLVGGDDLAGAKAAVDAALASYPSDAALRNLAGVVSARQDAYVAAESHFKTAIRLAPHAAAAYENLGRLYQERSGVDDAARAKAITTYRQLLRVDPTNLEGLYQAAFLLALEGQFAESRELIGRLPDDVRERPQALVVLAADLAGLSDGAAAAKVVSRLAAHRDLSAEDVTSVLPALDRASDDRAAQALFEALDGRGLATPQLLHRLGRIHAGHGRFAEANAVLDRAAGGAPSVPILLDLARVNDKLGESQRALGYVAHARALDPDNATTHFLFGVICVKLNLGAEAYDALTKAVALEPDNALANYALGAVAIHRHDPSEAITHFETYVRLVPDDPRGKFALGAARFYSNMFDEARQDLVQATQAPETAAGAHYLLARIARQTNNLDRARRELDEALRANPDYADAWAELGLVRLRMRRYAEAEQSLERALAIDAENHAATLHLAALYARTKDPRQEELKRRLKVLQEKRADAAQDFLRIIEVVP, from the coding sequence GTGACGGTACGCAGGCTCGTCGTGCTCCTATCGCTGCTGGTCGCGGCGGCCTCGGGAGCGGAGGCTCGGCAAGCGACACCGGCGGCCGCTCCGGCTGCGGCGGCGCCGCCGGCGACGTTGCAGCGGATTGCAGATCTTGTGGGCGGCGACGATCTCGCGGGCGCCAAGGCGGCGGTCGACGCCGCCCTCGCGTCCTATCCCTCGGACGCCGCGCTTCGCAACCTCGCCGGCGTGGTTAGCGCACGCCAGGACGCCTATGTCGCTGCCGAGTCGCACTTCAAGACGGCTATCCGCCTCGCGCCGCACGCGGCAGCCGCGTATGAGAACCTTGGCCGCTTGTATCAGGAGCGGTCGGGCGTAGACGATGCCGCACGGGCAAAGGCGATCACGACCTATCGGCAGCTTCTTCGCGTCGATCCAACCAACCTCGAGGGGCTCTATCAGGCGGCATTCCTGCTCGCCCTCGAAGGCCAGTTCGCAGAATCACGCGAGCTCATCGGCCGGCTGCCCGACGATGTGCGGGAGCGACCGCAAGCGCTGGTGGTGCTGGCGGCCGATCTGGCAGGACTCTCGGACGGTGCGGCCGCAGCCAAGGTGGTCTCCAGACTGGCCGCGCATCGGGATCTGTCCGCAGAGGATGTCACGAGCGTGCTACCGGCGCTCGATCGCGCGTCCGACGACCGGGCCGCGCAAGCGTTGTTCGAGGCACTCGATGGTCGTGGTCTGGCGACGCCTCAGCTGTTACATCGACTGGGTCGGATCCACGCGGGACACGGCCGGTTTGCCGAAGCCAACGCGGTGCTCGACCGTGCCGCGGGCGGGGCGCCGTCGGTGCCGATCCTGCTGGACCTGGCGCGCGTGAACGACAAGCTGGGCGAGAGCCAGCGAGCCCTTGGGTACGTCGCGCACGCGCGGGCGCTGGATCCGGACAACGCCACCACGCACTTCCTCTTCGGCGTCATCTGCGTGAAGCTCAATCTCGGCGCGGAGGCCTACGACGCGCTCACGAAGGCCGTCGCGCTCGAGCCCGATAACGCCCTCGCGAACTACGCCCTTGGCGCGGTCGCGATCCATCGTCACGACCCGTCCGAGGCGATCACGCATTTCGAGACGTACGTCCGGCTCGTACCGGATGATCCGCGTGGCAAGTTTGCGCTCGGTGCCGCGCGCTTCTACAGCAATATGTTCGATGAAGCACGGCAGGATCTCGTGCAGGCGACGCAAGCCCCCGAGACCGCCGCGGGTGCACATTATCTGCTGGCGCGAATTGCGCGTCAGACCAACAATCTGGACAGGGCCAGGCGGGAGCTGGACGAGGCGCTCCGGGCAAACCCGGACTACGCAGATGCCTGGGCCGAGCTCGGGCTCGTGCGCCTTCGGATGCGGCGCTACGCGGAAGCAGAGCAATCGCTCGAGAGAGCGCTCGCGATCGATGCGGAGAACCATGCGGCTACACTGCACCTGGCGGCGCTCTACGCCCGCACGAAGGATCCGCGGCAGGAAGAACTGAAGCGGCGCCTGAAGGTTCTGCAGGAGAAGCGCGCCGACGCGGCCCAGGATTTCCTGAGGATCATCGAGGTGGTGCCGTAG
- a CDS encoding TonB-dependent receptor plug domain-containing protein, with the protein MSTVSPLAALFLLLSPLASVGFAQFITSSMSGAVQDASGAAIPEAAVTLTQVATGRQRTTVTGSDGTFVYTALEAGEYFLTVAKDGFATAERKSVVVETGQRYPVGLIVLQVGALSEVASVSAKSAVVETQSGERSLSISTSQIAHLSNMGRDFKTLVQLVPGIVNFSNPAQPGARVSFNALGMRNTTNNITIDGTPITSTDYPAEHFANVSVDSIEEVKILTSNYQAEYGRLSGANVEVVTKSGTRDFHGLGSYFTRHEQFNATNFFDNREGRDKPRYRYNTWTYNLGGPIYIPGKFNTDKSKLFFFFSQEHWPREGVDIDQVKVPTVLERQGDFSQSFDLDGNLITVTDPVTQEPYAGNRIPRSQLDSSGLALLNAFPEPNFFDDNISGGNYHFVSEFPTSNKSRYDALKIDYNFNSNNFLTVSYTGATGSSTGPGRANWPQLPTNGDSLDQTSSVRYTRVLSPTVLNEFHVGWTRSNFDTTSPADALARNQRDSAGFTAGSLFPEGKPLDLLPWAEFGGVPGTPATLEYLDRYPFESSFQTILISDRFSIVRGSHNLKFGVSFERNSREMGTQGGSPFGAFNFGTNANNPLDTGYAYANAAAGGCAADSGASGGRHDPRRVAHAGKSKRESGDGRLHSDARARDESPGSVGSAGAGLRRHDADRPR; encoded by the coding sequence TTGTCCACGGTCTCGCCGTTGGCCGCGCTCTTCTTACTGCTCTCGCCATTGGCGAGCGTCGGGTTTGCACAGTTCATCACCAGCTCCATGTCGGGCGCAGTTCAGGATGCAAGCGGCGCTGCGATACCCGAAGCCGCGGTGACGCTGACACAAGTGGCGACCGGCCGGCAACGCACGACAGTCACCGGCTCGGACGGCACATTCGTGTATACGGCGCTTGAAGCCGGAGAGTATTTCCTCACCGTCGCCAAGGACGGGTTTGCGACAGCCGAGAGAAAGAGCGTGGTTGTGGAGACTGGCCAACGATATCCAGTCGGACTCATCGTCCTGCAAGTCGGTGCACTTTCAGAGGTTGCGTCCGTCTCGGCCAAGAGTGCAGTCGTGGAGACTCAGAGCGGCGAACGCTCCCTGTCGATTTCCACTTCTCAGATTGCCCACCTCAGCAACATGGGGCGCGACTTCAAGACCCTCGTGCAGCTGGTGCCTGGCATCGTGAACTTCTCGAATCCGGCACAGCCAGGAGCGAGAGTGAGCTTCAATGCGCTTGGTATGCGCAATACCACCAACAACATCACGATCGACGGCACACCGATTACCAGCACTGACTATCCGGCAGAGCACTTCGCTAACGTCAGTGTGGATTCGATCGAAGAAGTCAAGATCTTAACCAGTAACTATCAGGCAGAGTATGGCCGCCTGTCGGGAGCCAACGTGGAAGTCGTGACCAAATCCGGGACCAGGGATTTTCACGGGCTTGGCTCCTACTTCACACGCCATGAGCAGTTCAATGCCACGAACTTCTTCGATAATCGGGAAGGAAGAGACAAGCCGCGGTACAGGTACAACACGTGGACATACAATTTGGGCGGCCCGATTTACATTCCCGGAAAGTTCAATACGGACAAATCCAAGTTATTCTTCTTCTTCAGTCAGGAACATTGGCCTCGCGAAGGCGTCGACATCGACCAAGTCAAGGTGCCGACGGTGCTCGAGCGGCAGGGAGACTTCTCTCAATCGTTCGACCTCGACGGGAACCTCATCACGGTGACAGACCCGGTGACGCAAGAGCCGTATGCGGGAAACAGGATTCCTCGAAGCCAGCTGGACTCGAGCGGTTTGGCTCTCTTGAATGCCTTTCCGGAGCCGAATTTCTTCGACGATAACATTTCGGGCGGCAACTATCACTTCGTCAGCGAATTCCCCACGAGCAACAAGAGCCGTTATGACGCCCTGAAGATTGACTACAACTTCAATTCCAACAACTTTTTGACAGTATCTTACACGGGCGCGACGGGATCGAGCACGGGCCCCGGCCGTGCGAACTGGCCACAGTTGCCGACAAACGGCGATTCCCTCGACCAGACATCTTCTGTGCGCTATACACGTGTCTTGTCGCCTACAGTGCTGAACGAGTTCCATGTCGGATGGACGCGGAGCAACTTCGATACAACAAGCCCCGCCGACGCCTTGGCTCGTAATCAGAGGGATTCGGCAGGCTTCACCGCAGGCTCCCTGTTTCCAGAGGGTAAACCGCTCGACCTGCTGCCGTGGGCAGAGTTTGGAGGCGTCCCAGGGACGCCCGCAACCCTCGAGTATCTCGACCGTTATCCGTTCGAGTCGTCCTTCCAAACGATACTCATTAGCGATCGCTTCTCCATCGTCCGCGGGTCCCACAATCTGAAATTTGGCGTTTCGTTTGAACGTAATTCTCGCGAGATGGGGACGCAGGGTGGATCTCCCTTTGGAGCTTTCAACTTCGGCACCAACGCGAATAACCCCTTGGATACGGGCTACGCATACGCGAATGCAGCGGCAGGCGGTTGCGCCGCAGATTCTGGAGCATCAGGCGGCCGGCACGATCCGCGGCGTGTCGCTCACGCAGGAAAATCCAAGCGCGAAAGTGGAGATGGGAGACTACATTCTGACGCCCGCGCTCGTGACGAATCGCCGGGATCCGTCGGATCTGCCGGCGCAGGGCTACGCCGTCATGATGCAGACCGGCCCCGATGA